In Desulforegula conservatrix Mb1Pa, the following proteins share a genomic window:
- a CDS encoding binary toxin-like calcium binding domain-containing protein: protein MHKKKHSCLLLVLFFLFPLWTILSCDGSDSDNEACGQGYYYDKETGSCIPEDTDGDGINDIIEAKNGTDPKNADSDGDGLTDLYEMLLGKDNSSQEVLKTRLKTGTKAAVGTITDSDGDGKIAALDTDDNNDGKHDGLDDIDCDGIPNAYEYYGFSISGFNRDIVPWGVNYNVQTGQLAVKSPEQLDYTVKYYKTNPHQASTDGDPYTDSFEAKGVNMDQAVINPGRNPSVPAFPKFYVEMDSYSITMLEDIVSTSGGSNSWTNTVSKSSQTGSVSGLNWLGNSFAAGAFRTALGKVVEPNINTNTVTNSNSGVSDWSKVTSTKSDAAAKIKLNIKVTNYGTAPAYNVMPTVTLFQGRSAIATFKPNASIAALAAGDTYPSGPGNFWNVDKRVGATGEEGDILLSVDELRSFEIGAPFCLAVTDVTATVKLPVYDEAMHVNVLTDIGRWPEYSPGITTNATTVVVDAGDGHYANHLVYAGDPVSDFSPPITVRDALYWLLGNYGGGSFNSYVLSFPDGTSSIELAFDQEKWGIILDSNYTQRDFQKAGSDPLSVCLKPRTVIYIKAAPGDSNSAPPISWAAMSPIPVPDMPVSTDAITDQFPKQIAAAVSDYFEVKEVYMLSSINGSTKYAMTDDDADSVYTAHLPKEYVPTGSETVIASNTDGFSSQRPVSFTAPVGITRKLHGDMKTTAYFDLDKNIAGNSYYPNWFEGWDVRFSMFQDKDTPYWMCSAATTDKGRLFVFDTSTNYDALTYEMIKNKYVSLESNPISQWPYFYRASTRDEKHEFYNWVFNHPFYFQFGTTICALTDEGSLAKIRIDKWESHYNSDMQRYETDTEDITYMLFKDLN, encoded by the coding sequence ATGCACAAAAAAAAGCATTCATGCCTGTTGCTCGTTTTATTTTTTTTATTTCCCTTATGGACTATTCTAAGCTGTGACGGGAGTGATTCGGACAATGAAGCCTGCGGCCAAGGCTATTATTATGACAAGGAAACCGGCTCGTGTATACCCGAAGATACGGATGGTGACGGCATTAATGATATTATTGAAGCAAAAAACGGGACAGATCCTAAAAATGCCGATTCTGATGGTGACGGGCTTACTGATCTCTATGAGATGTTACTCGGCAAGGACAATAGTTCGCAAGAGGTTCTAAAGACAAGATTAAAAACAGGCACTAAAGCAGCGGTTGGCACCATAACTGACTCTGACGGTGACGGTAAGATTGCGGCCCTTGATACTGATGATAACAACGACGGCAAACATGATGGTCTTGACGATATAGACTGTGATGGGATACCCAATGCATATGAATATTACGGCTTCAGTATAAGCGGTTTCAACCGTGATATAGTCCCATGGGGTGTTAACTATAATGTGCAAACGGGCCAGCTTGCCGTTAAGAGCCCTGAACAGCTTGACTATACCGTCAAGTACTATAAGACCAATCCTCATCAGGCAAGCACAGATGGCGACCCGTACACTGACTCATTTGAAGCAAAAGGGGTCAACATGGATCAGGCTGTCATAAATCCTGGCCGAAACCCTTCAGTTCCAGCTTTCCCCAAGTTTTATGTCGAGATGGACAGCTACTCAATAACCATGCTTGAAGATATTGTGTCTACGTCTGGAGGAAGTAATTCGTGGACAAATACAGTCAGCAAATCCAGTCAGACAGGTTCCGTCTCCGGGCTGAACTGGCTGGGTAACTCATTTGCCGCAGGTGCGTTTCGAACTGCCCTTGGTAAAGTTGTTGAGCCGAATATTAACACCAATACCGTCACAAACAGTAACTCCGGCGTCAGCGACTGGTCGAAGGTAACAAGTACCAAATCCGATGCAGCCGCCAAAATCAAACTTAATATCAAGGTTACAAATTACGGCACGGCTCCAGCGTACAATGTGATGCCCACCGTAACCCTTTTTCAGGGCAGGTCTGCCATAGCGACCTTCAAGCCGAATGCAAGCATTGCCGCGCTCGCTGCGGGTGATACCTATCCAAGTGGGCCAGGAAATTTCTGGAATGTTGATAAGCGGGTAGGGGCAACCGGCGAGGAAGGCGACATATTACTCAGTGTAGACGAACTGCGGTCTTTTGAAATAGGAGCGCCTTTCTGCCTTGCTGTGACGGATGTAACGGCAACTGTAAAGCTTCCCGTCTATGACGAAGCCATGCATGTTAATGTTTTGACTGATATTGGCAGATGGCCGGAGTACAGCCCCGGAATCACGACAAATGCGACGACAGTCGTAGTGGACGCAGGTGACGGACATTATGCAAATCACCTTGTCTATGCCGGTGATCCTGTCAGTGATTTTTCACCGCCAATTACAGTGAGGGACGCACTTTACTGGCTTCTGGGCAATTACGGCGGCGGAAGTTTTAACAGTTATGTTTTATCATTCCCTGACGGTACTTCATCGATTGAGCTTGCTTTTGACCAGGAAAAGTGGGGAATAATCCTTGACAGCAATTATACGCAAAGGGACTTTCAAAAGGCGGGTTCAGATCCTCTCAGCGTATGCCTGAAGCCAAGAACTGTAATCTATATCAAAGCCGCTCCTGGCGATAGCAATTCGGCTCCGCCTATCAGCTGGGCTGCCATGTCCCCTATTCCTGTGCCAGATATGCCTGTATCAACGGATGCCATCACAGACCAGTTCCCAAAACAGATAGCTGCTGCGGTGAGCGACTATTTTGAGGTAAAGGAAGTCTATATGCTTTCGTCAATAAACGGGAGTACAAAATATGCAATGACTGATGATGATGCTGACTCTGTGTACACTGCCCATCTTCCTAAGGAATATGTCCCGACTGGCAGTGAAACCGTTATAGCTTCAAACACTGACGGCTTTTCCTCACAGCGGCCTGTTTCGTTTACGGCGCCTGTCGGCATAACCCGCAAGTTGCACGGCGATATGAAGACAACCGCGTATTTTGATCTTGATAAGAACATTGCGGGTAATTCATATTATCCCAATTGGTTTGAAGGCTGGGATGTGAGGTTCTCTATGTTTCAGGATAAGGATACGCCTTACTGGATGTGCAGTGCTGCTACTACTGATAAAGGCAGGCTTTTTGTGTTCGATACTTCCACAAACTATGATGCCTTAACCTATGAAATGATTAAAAATAAGTATGTTTCGCTTGAATCAAATCCGATTTCCCAGTGGCCTTATTTTTACAGAGCCAGTACGCGTGACGAAAAGCATGAGTTTTATAACTGGGTATTCAATCACCCCTTTTATTTTCAATTCGGAACAACCATTTGTGCACTAACTGATGAGGGCAGCCTTGCAAAAATTAGAATTGACAAATGGGAATCTCATTATAATTCAGACATGCAACGATATGAAACCGATACAGAGGATATAACATATATGCTCTTCAAGGATTTGAATTAA
- a CDS encoding protoporphyrinogen/coproporphyrinogen oxidase, with protein MRIVIIGGGPTGLGAAWRLSEIGHEDWTLYEMSDRFGGLSTSFKDDEGFWWDIGGHVLFSHYNYFDKVMDTVLGENDGWLFHEREAWVWMQDRFIPYPLQNNIHRLPKEVFWECLKGVMDLSKLAPHNKPADFAQWIDMTFGTGLAKWFLRPYNYKVWAYPPEEMGWNWTGERVAPVALEGILENSVFDKDSISWGPNSTFRFPLHGGTGGIWNSMAEKLPSSKMIKSKKIASVSSQNKKIFFEDGSSDEYDILLSTMPLTRLVEISDLDSPYNSAPKLKHSSTHVVGIGLKGHPPEKLSTKCWMYFPEDNCPFYRVTVFSNYSPNNVPDSACSWSLMCEVSESPSKNVDKGRIVEEAIQGCLNTKLIGSRQEINHTWHHSIEHGYPTPSKNRDELLFPYLKKLQDLGIYSRGRFGGWKYEVGNMDHSFMQGVEFASSVLDSGEEMTLWYPSVVNSLHPLGMKR; from the coding sequence ATGAGGATTGTAATAATAGGCGGCGGACCGACCGGGCTTGGCGCTGCTTGGCGTTTATCAGAAATAGGGCATGAGGACTGGACTCTTTACGAGATGTCCGACCGTTTTGGCGGTCTGTCCACATCATTCAAAGATGATGAAGGATTCTGGTGGGACATAGGCGGCCATGTTCTTTTCAGCCATTACAACTATTTTGATAAAGTCATGGATACCGTGCTTGGCGAAAATGACGGCTGGCTTTTCCACGAAAGGGAGGCCTGGGTCTGGATGCAGGACCGGTTTATTCCTTATCCTCTTCAGAATAATATCCACAGGCTGCCGAAAGAGGTTTTCTGGGAATGCCTCAAAGGCGTGATGGATCTTTCAAAACTTGCGCCCCATAATAAACCTGCCGATTTTGCCCAGTGGATTGACATGACATTCGGAACAGGCCTGGCAAAATGGTTTTTGAGACCATACAATTATAAGGTTTGGGCATATCCTCCTGAAGAAATGGGCTGGAACTGGACTGGCGAGAGAGTCGCTCCTGTGGCTCTTGAAGGTATCCTTGAAAATTCTGTTTTTGATAAAGACTCGATTTCCTGGGGGCCTAATTCGACTTTCCGTTTTCCTCTTCATGGCGGAACTGGCGGGATATGGAATAGCATGGCAGAAAAATTGCCTTCTTCAAAAATGATAAAATCCAAAAAAATAGCTTCTGTTTCATCTCAAAATAAAAAGATTTTCTTTGAAGACGGATCTTCGGATGAATATGACATTCTTTTATCCACAATGCCCCTGACCAGATTAGTCGAAATATCTGACCTTGATTCTCCATATAATTCTGCCCCAAAGCTTAAGCATTCGTCCACCCATGTTGTGGGAATAGGTCTTAAAGGCCATCCTCCTGAAAAACTTTCAACCAAATGCTGGATGTATTTTCCTGAAGATAACTGCCCATTTTACAGGGTTACGGTTTTCAGCAATTATTCTCCAAATAATGTTCCTGATTCCGCATGTTCCTGGTCTCTCATGTGCGAAGTGAGCGAGAGTCCATCAAAGAATGTGGACAAGGGACGGATTGTTGAAGAAGCTATACAGGGCTGTTTAAATACAAAGTTGATCGGATCGAGACAGGAAATCAATCATACCTGGCATCACTCGATTGAGCATGGATATCCGACTCCTTCAAAAAACAGGGACGAGCTTCTTTTTCCATATCTTAAAAAGCTTCAGGATCTTGGAATCTATTCAAGGGGACGATTCGGAGGGTGGAAATACGAGGTCGGGAATATGGATCATTCATTCATGCAGGGCGTCGAATTTGCTTCATCCGTTCTTGATTCAGGAGAGGAAATGACCTTGTGGTATCCGTCTGTGGTGAATTCTCTTCATCCTCTTGGAATGAAAAGGTGA
- a CDS encoding glycosyltransferase family 2 protein gives MKPYLNIPDLSIIVLNYNRLSETRFTIEHLIDLKKQRPWLEIIAVDNASSDSTWEYLNEKKDLVRIMRMSSNSGIEAINQACMKASSRYLMVLDDDSHPVDAECLDRIVETFDGKKNVGAIACRIESGSGKRVREWHLPDNDECVTSPAFIGCGFAIRRDLFRQIGWFPKEFFLYQNEIETAIQVKLAGFEIIFDPLCRVIHRFVPAGRTNARRVFYPTRNSIWLIRKYFDFPESLYLIAGRMVFGFIRAFEGREFSVYLRSIKEGFSPDVNKRILKGRELEYAYVLFKQNSIFHHLLRRIVR, from the coding sequence ATGAAGCCGTACCTAAACATACCGGATCTGAGCATAATAGTTCTGAATTATAACAGGCTTTCTGAAACGAGATTTACCATCGAGCATCTGATTGATCTTAAAAAGCAGAGGCCCTGGTTAGAGATAATTGCTGTGGATAACGCTTCTTCTGACTCGACATGGGAATATCTCAACGAAAAAAAAGATCTTGTCAGGATCATGCGCATGTCTTCCAATTCAGGTATAGAGGCCATAAACCAGGCATGTATGAAGGCTTCATCAAGATATCTGATGGTTCTTGATGATGACTCCCATCCTGTTGACGCTGAGTGTCTGGACAGGATAGTTGAAACCTTTGACGGGAAAAAAAATGTCGGAGCCATAGCGTGCAGGATTGAGTCAGGTTCAGGTAAAAGGGTGAGGGAATGGCATCTTCCTGATAATGACGAGTGCGTTACTTCTCCGGCTTTTATTGGATGCGGTTTTGCAATAAGAAGGGATCTTTTCAGGCAGATAGGGTGGTTTCCAAAGGAATTTTTTCTCTACCAGAATGAAATAGAGACAGCGATTCAGGTAAAACTTGCTGGTTTTGAAATAATTTTTGATCCTTTATGCAGGGTTATTCACAGATTTGTTCCTGCCGGAAGAACAAACGCGAGGCGTGTTTTTTATCCGACAAGGAATTCCATATGGCTGATAAGAAAATATTTTGATTTCCCTGAATCTCTTTATCTTATTGCTGGCAGAATGGTGTTCGGATTTATAAGGGCGTTTGAAGGCAGGGAATTCAGTGTTTATTTAAGATCCATAAAAGAAGGCTTCAGCCCGGACGTGAATAAAAGAATTCTGAAGGGCAGGGAGCTTGAATATGCTTATGTATTGTTCAAACAGAACAGTATTTTTCATCATTTGTTAAGAAGAATTGTCAGGTGA
- a CDS encoding glycosyltransferase family 2 protein, translating into MSGIKRNNELDVTISIVSHNSRKDLQGLMPGLEKACAGISHEIIVVDNISTDGAPEYIDARFPDAVLINNKVRKGYGANHNQAITIARGRYIALMNADLVLMPGCLEKLTGYMDANPDIGMVSGNFIFPDGSPQNLNKRLPALSDLFIRRFLPAKIQQKKIFADRIAKYEMKDIGYSDFAEVPFLSGAFLFARTDALREVSGFDERFFLYFEDVDLCRKISEKWKTVFHPDVEIIHRWHRAAHNELKWALVFMKSAFLYFNKWGYRFF; encoded by the coding sequence ATGTCTGGTATAAAAAGAAATAATGAACTCGATGTAACCATTTCGATTGTTTCCCATAACAGCAGAAAAGATTTGCAGGGACTCATGCCGGGTCTTGAAAAGGCGTGCGCAGGTATCAGCCATGAAATAATTGTGGTTGATAACATCTCAACAGACGGTGCTCCTGAATATATAGATGCCAGATTTCCTGACGCTGTCTTGATAAATAATAAAGTGAGAAAAGGCTACGGAGCAAATCATAATCAGGCCATAACCATTGCCCGGGGCAGATACATCGCTTTAATGAATGCTGATCTTGTTCTAATGCCTGGATGCCTTGAAAAACTGACCGGATATATGGACGCTAATCCTGATATTGGAATGGTTTCAGGAAATTTCATATTTCCCGACGGCAGCCCCCAGAATCTTAACAAACGACTGCCTGCGCTTTCTGACTTATTCATCCGCAGATTTCTTCCAGCTAAAATTCAGCAGAAAAAAATATTTGCGGACAGAATTGCAAAATATGAAATGAAGGATATTGGTTATTCAGATTTTGCTGAAGTTCCTTTTCTTTCTGGTGCATTTCTTTTTGCAAGAACCGATGCTTTAAGGGAGGTCAGCGGCTTCGATGAGAGATTTTTTCTTTATTTTGAAGATGTTGACCTTTGCAGGAAAATTTCTGAAAAATGGAAAACAGTATTTCATCCTGATGTTGAAATTATCCACAGATGGCACAGAGCTGCCCATAATGAGCTGAAATGGGCGCTTGTTTTCATGAAGAGCGCTTTTCTTTATTTCAATAAATGGGGCTACAGGTTTTTCTGA
- a CDS encoding NAD-dependent epimerase/dehydratase family protein — MQKVLVTGATGAIGKILVKRLVELGYSVRVFVREKSDLSGIHNSAEIFCGSLFSEKDLTLACRGVDTVFHLAAKLHINNPTPLDDKEIFRVNLDATKLLVRASWKNSVSRFVYFSTINVYGVSEERNIFDESSIPTPVTAYAKSKLGAEKYVLALVSRNTGEPAGVVLRYASVYGPNMKGNYRLLTMLAKAGIKILPGDGLNRRTLIHADDAVYAAISAALHGETPGRFFNITDGSFHSLEAIYSSMLESFGRCPSVIRIPLAPLKLVFSIVDEALCLFMGRRPLISAIEKFTEDMAVDGNLFSNVTDFAVIHNLKNGWHE, encoded by the coding sequence ATGCAAAAGGTTCTGGTTACAGGCGCGACAGGCGCCATCGGAAAAATTCTTGTGAAAAGACTTGTTGAGCTTGGATATTCAGTGCGGGTATTTGTCCGTGAAAAATCTGACTTGTCAGGCATTCATAATTCGGCAGAGATTTTTTGCGGGAGCCTTTTTTCAGAAAAAGATCTGACTCTCGCGTGCAGAGGCGTTGATACAGTTTTTCATCTTGCAGCAAAGCTTCATATAAATAATCCAACTCCTTTGGACGATAAGGAAATATTCAGGGTTAATCTTGATGCCACAAAGCTTCTTGTCAGGGCTTCCTGGAAAAACAGTGTAAGCAGATTTGTCTATTTCAGCACCATTAATGTCTACGGCGTTTCTGAGGAAAGAAATATTTTTGATGAATCCAGCATTCCGACGCCAGTAACTGCATATGCAAAATCAAAGCTTGGGGCAGAAAAATACGTTCTTGCACTTGTAAGCCGAAATACAGGAGAGCCTGCCGGGGTTGTTCTAAGGTACGCATCCGTTTATGGCCCAAATATGAAAGGCAATTACAGACTTCTTACAATGCTGGCAAAAGCAGGGATAAAAATTCTGCCTGGAGATGGCCTTAACAGGCGCACTTTGATCCACGCAGATGATGCTGTTTATGCAGCAATTTCAGCTGCACTCCACGGAGAAACACCGGGCCGCTTTTTTAATATCACAGATGGCTCTTTTCATTCTCTTGAGGCAATATATTCATCCATGCTTGAATCTTTCGGTAGGTGTCCCTCTGTTATCCGCATTCCTTTAGCTCCTTTGAAATTAGTTTTTTCAATAGTTGATGAGGCTTTATGCTTATTTATGGGCCGCAGACCTCTTATTTCTGCAATTGAAAAATTCACAGAAGACATGGCAGTAGATGGCAATCTGTTTTCAAACGTTACTGACTTTGCTGTTATACATAATTTAAAAAATGGCTGGCATGAATGA
- a CDS encoding MraY family glycosyltransferase: protein MNDLFVFAVSLILGISGAYVISRYGHVLKLTDIPSERSSHTRPTPKGGGIGILLAFVFGSIFVGISPYIWVSAAFLSIISFYGDFRHVSRRLRLVIQMIAAGVCVYCISPNLSFFMIALWAFFITGTANFYNFMDGINGIAGITAIIAAILLFIYTDFVIGMYLSVFLAIGFGCIGFLPFNIPFAKVFMGDVGSILIGFWFGFSAFVYSGSCIEFVSMIAFMLPFYVDSISTIILRIKRRENIAQPHRSHIYQILANQAGIAHWKVALSYGFGQLIMGLIYIAILRFAGNIPGMILVIFFICVLLLLFLWIRLRFETSPDLKKVSA, encoded by the coding sequence ATGAATGATCTTTTTGTTTTTGCTGTATCTCTGATTCTTGGGATTTCAGGGGCGTACGTAATTTCAAGATATGGACATGTGCTTAAACTCACGGATATTCCATCTGAAAGAAGTTCCCACACAAGGCCTACCCCCAAAGGCGGAGGAATAGGTATTCTTCTGGCTTTTGTTTTCGGTTCGATATTTGTGGGTATCAGCCCGTATATTTGGGTTTCTGCGGCTTTTCTCTCAATTATAAGTTTTTACGGAGATTTCAGGCATGTTTCGAGACGCCTGAGGCTTGTAATCCAGATGATAGCTGCTGGCGTATGCGTTTACTGCATTTCCCCAAACTTAAGTTTTTTTATGATTGCTCTCTGGGCTTTTTTTATTACAGGTACGGCCAATTTTTATAATTTTATGGACGGCATAAACGGAATTGCCGGTATCACAGCAATAATTGCGGCCATTTTGCTTTTTATTTACACTGACTTTGTGATTGGCATGTATCTGTCTGTATTTCTTGCGATCGGCTTTGGCTGTATTGGTTTTCTTCCATTTAATATCCCCTTTGCCAAAGTATTCATGGGAGATGTTGGTAGTATTCTGATCGGATTCTGGTTTGGTTTTTCTGCTTTTGTATATTCCGGTTCCTGTATCGAATTTGTTTCAATGATTGCCTTCATGCTTCCATTTTATGTGGATTCAATAAGTACGATTATATTAAGAATTAAAAGAAGGGAGAATATTGCACAGCCGCATAGATCCCATATTTATCAGATTCTTGCAAATCAGGCAGGGATAGCCCACTGGAAGGTTGCTTTATCTTATGGATTCGGTCAGTTAATCATGGGACTGATTTATATCGCCATTTTAAGATTTGCTGGCAATATCCCAGGAATGATTTTAGTAATTTTTTTTATTTGTGTTCTGTTATTGTTGTTTTTATGGATAAGATTAAGGTTCGAAACGAGCCCTGATTTGAAAAAGGTCTCAGCTTAG
- a CDS encoding polysaccharide biosynthesis protein, with amino-acid sequence MRLKLLYKNFFIIQAVDICILTAALFTANLIRLDLTAELSSKFWIQIFQAYPWILLIKMAVFHWFDVYKGMWRYTGLVDLANIVKGSTIGSLFCICLILFVHRFDGFSRSVFLIDWFLTIFMITSFRLSLRSFYAFRGGSRTWKDVFNSICSIFDRTPSSKKRVIIIGAGDCGEKICREIRTSKELSYEVVGFLDDHPVKVGKTIHGIPVLNSIDNLDAAAEKVQADQIIIAIPSATSIQMRRIIDICEESRISFKIMPNISEIIRGEKAIKFVRDVSYFDLLGREAVNLDEKKIYELLKGKRILVTGGGGSIGFELCRQIALFKPEKLILFDQAETQLFEAEQELARSFPGIKMAYVLGDIRDIHHLDSVFENYLPNVVFHAAAYKHVPILEKHPWKAVDNNIMGTMNVAECAKKYDVSRFVFVSTDKAVRPANIMGASKRVAEIFIQNQNNSTDVKTKFMIVRFGNVVGSGGSVVPIFKKQIELGGPVTVTHQEMTRFFMTTSEACQLILQAGTMGNGGEIFILDMGTPVKIDSMARELIKLSGFKPDIDIKIEYIGLRPGEKLYEELITAEEGVCPTPHKKIMVLKGAERNMKIFAQGIGNLTRYADIQNISGIVSTFRSMVPEYQPSGFIVQKMENIEQSGMKISERMIAEG; translated from the coding sequence ATGCGCCTAAAGCTATTATATAAGAATTTTTTCATAATTCAGGCTGTTGATATCTGTATTCTGACAGCAGCATTGTTTACTGCAAACCTCATAAGGCTTGATTTAACAGCTGAGCTTTCATCAAAATTCTGGATTCAGATTTTTCAGGCATATCCCTGGATACTTCTAATCAAAATGGCTGTGTTCCACTGGTTTGATGTTTACAAGGGGATGTGGAGATACACCGGACTTGTGGATCTTGCCAACATCGTAAAAGGCTCGACAATCGGCAGCCTTTTTTGCATCTGTCTCATTCTCTTTGTTCATCGTTTTGATGGCTTTTCCAGGTCTGTATTTCTTATTGACTGGTTTCTGACCATTTTCATGATTACTTCCTTTCGGCTTTCCCTAAGATCTTTCTATGCTTTCAGAGGTGGTTCAAGAACATGGAAAGACGTCTTCAATTCCATATGTTCAATTTTTGACAGAACCCCCTCAAGTAAGAAAAGGGTAATAATAATAGGCGCAGGAGACTGCGGAGAGAAAATCTGCAGGGAAATCAGGACGAGCAAGGAGCTTTCATACGAAGTTGTGGGCTTTCTTGATGATCATCCGGTTAAGGTTGGCAAAACAATACACGGCATTCCTGTTTTAAACAGTATCGACAATCTTGACGCTGCTGCCGAAAAAGTTCAGGCTGACCAGATCATCATCGCCATACCTTCGGCCACATCTATACAAATGCGCAGAATAATAGATATTTGCGAAGAAAGCAGAATAAGCTTTAAAATAATGCCTAACATCAGTGAAATAATAAGGGGTGAAAAGGCAATCAAGTTTGTCCGTGATGTTTCATATTTTGACCTTCTTGGCCGTGAGGCAGTTAATCTTGATGAAAAGAAGATCTATGAGCTTCTCAAGGGCAAACGTATTCTTGTGACAGGCGGAGGAGGTTCCATAGGTTTTGAACTTTGTCGCCAGATAGCTCTTTTTAAACCAGAAAAGCTCATTCTTTTTGATCAGGCCGAAACCCAGCTCTTTGAAGCTGAGCAGGAACTTGCCAGATCATTTCCTGGTATCAAAATGGCTTATGTCCTTGGAGATATAAGGGATATTCACCATCTCGACAGCGTTTTTGAAAACTATCTCCCGAATGTAGTTTTTCATGCGGCAGCATATAAACATGTTCCAATACTTGAGAAACATCCTTGGAAAGCAGTTGATAACAACATCATGGGAACCATGAATGTGGCTGAATGCGCAAAGAAATATGATGTTTCAAGGTTTGTTTTTGTTTCAACAGACAAGGCTGTCAGGCCTGCAAACATCATGGGCGCATCCAAAAGGGTTGCTGAGATTTTTATTCAAAATCAGAATAATTCTACGGACGTTAAAACCAAATTTATGATCGTCAGATTTGGGAATGTTGTCGGCAGTGGTGGCAGTGTCGTGCCTATTTTCAAAAAGCAGATAGAGCTCGGTGGCCCTGTTACTGTTACTCATCAGGAAATGACAAGGTTTTTCATGACAACATCCGAAGCTTGCCAGCTTATTCTACAGGCAGGAACCATGGGGAATGGCGGAGAGATTTTTATCCTAGATATGGGGACTCCTGTAAAAATAGATTCCATGGCAAGGGAGCTTATCAAACTGTCAGGCTTCAAGCCGGATATAGATATCAAAATTGAATATATAGGCCTAAGGCCCGGCGAGAAGCTTTATGAAGAGCTTATTACTGCTGAAGAAGGGGTTTGCCCGACCCCGCACAAAAAAATCATGGTACTAAAGGGCGCTGAAAGAAATATGAAAATATTTGCCCAAGGTATAGGAAATCTTACAAGATATGCAGATATCCAGAATATATCGGGCATTGTTTCTACATTCAGATCAATGGTGCCAGAATATCAGCCGTCCGGATTCATAGTTCAAAAAATGGAAAACATTGAACAGTCCGGAATGAAAATCTCTGAAAGGATGATTGCTGAAGGTTAG